A window of the Campylobacter massiliensis genome harbors these coding sequences:
- a CDS encoding nicotinate phosphoribosyltransferase: MTQFDARNVSMVMDLYELTMAEGYFKSGDQPRVAFDVFYRKVPDGGGFAIFAGLEQIIEYVENLHFDKSDVSYLRSLNLFSEDFLDYLRKFRFRGDIYAFAEGTIIYPQEPFMTVVASPIDAQLIETAILSQINHQSLIATKARRIVKAADGRNVFDFGARRAHNLDAAVYGARAAYIGGADGTATVLAAKAFGIPTTGTMAHSWVMYFGDEFEAFKRYALLYPDSASLLVDTYDVLHSGVPNAIKTAKEVLEPLGKRLKAVRLDSGDLAYLSKKTRSMLDDAGLQDCKITVSNSLDEYTIASILAQGGQIDGFGVGERLITSKSDPIFSGVYKLVAVENGGKFNPRIKLSEAVEKMTNPGIKKVWRIYQNGQAIADLIANADETPDLSKPYRYIDPEKPWKELYFEGCTAKQLQNLVVKDGKRVGEKANLAQIREHVKEQLENEIWQEEQRFENPHKHYVDMSVDYYEMKMNLLKQTKK, encoded by the coding sequence ATGACGCAGTTTGACGCGAGAAATGTCAGCATGGTGATGGATCTTTACGAGCTTACGATGGCGGAGGGGTATTTTAAAAGCGGGGATCAACCGCGCGTGGCGTTTGACGTTTTTTACCGCAAGGTGCCCGACGGCGGCGGTTTTGCGATATTTGCGGGACTTGAGCAGATCATAGAGTATGTAGAAAATTTACACTTTGACAAGAGCGACGTGAGCTACCTGCGCTCGTTAAATTTATTTAGCGAGGATTTTTTGGATTACCTGCGTAAATTTCGCTTTAGAGGCGATATATACGCATTTGCCGAGGGTACGATCATCTATCCGCAAGAGCCTTTTATGACCGTCGTAGCCTCGCCTATTGACGCGCAGCTCATAGAAACCGCGATCCTATCGCAGATAAACCACCAAAGCCTCATCGCGACCAAGGCTAGGCGTATAGTAAAGGCCGCGGACGGCAGGAACGTGTTTGACTTCGGTGCTAGGCGCGCTCACAACCTAGACGCCGCCGTATATGGCGCCAGAGCTGCCTATATCGGCGGCGCGGACGGCACGGCGACGGTGCTGGCGGCTAAGGCTTTCGGTATACCGACGACCGGCACAATGGCGCACAGCTGGGTGATGTATTTCGGCGACGAATTTGAAGCCTTTAAGCGCTACGCCCTGCTCTATCCCGACTCCGCTTCACTGCTCGTAGATACCTACGACGTGCTGCATAGCGGCGTGCCAAACGCGATAAAAACGGCAAAAGAGGTGCTAGAACCGCTCGGTAAGCGCCTAAAAGCGGTCAGGCTAGACTCCGGCGACCTAGCGTATCTATCCAAAAAAACGCGCTCGATGCTAGATGACGCAGGGCTGCAGGACTGCAAGATCACGGTCTCAAACAGCCTGGATGAATACACCATCGCCTCAATCTTGGCTCAAGGCGGGCAGATAGACGGCTTTGGCGTGGGCGAACGGCTGATAACCTCTAAGAGCGATCCGATTTTTAGCGGGGTTTATAAGCTTGTCGCAGTCGAGAATGGCGGCAAATTTAACCCTCGCATCAAGCTATCAGAAGCAGTAGAAAAGATGACAAATCCGGGCATAAAAAAGGTCTGGCGCATCTACCAAAACGGCCAAGCCATAGCCGACCTCATCGCAAACGCGGACGAAACGCCAGATCTTTCCAAACCCTACCGCTACATAGATCCCGAAAAACCGTGGAAGGAGCTGTATTTTGAGGGCTGCACGGCAAAACAGCTGCAAAATCTAGTCGTAAAAGACGGCAAACGCGTGGGCGAAAAGGCAAATTTAGCGCAAATCAGAGAGCACGTAAAAGAGCAGCTCGAAAATGAAATTTGGCAAGAGGAACAGCGCTTTGAAAACCCGCACAAACACTACGTCGATATGAGTGTGGACTACTACGAGATGAAGATGAATCTGCTAAAACAAACCAAAAAATAG
- the pepE gene encoding dipeptidase PepE, whose product MKQALLLSSSSYKDTGYLRHCKNWIYDFLKECGVWDEQVLFIPYAGVRRTNDEYEQKVIDCLEYKNIASIHNFSDPKRAVAEAKAICIGGGNTFALLYYLYKFDLVEAIKKRVEAGVPYFGWSAGANVAGSTMMTTNDMPIIMPKSFDALNIFPHQINPHFISGKIAGHNGESREERLEEFLIVNQKSLIYALPEGTALRIKGENAAVMGMENSPVLKMAYQKETELIKVGDSFKF is encoded by the coding sequence ATGAAGCAGGCTTTGCTTTTAAGCAGTTCGAGCTACAAAGATACGGGCTATCTTAGACACTGTAAAAACTGGATATACGACTTTTTAAAAGAGTGCGGAGTTTGGGACGAGCAGGTGCTTTTCATCCCGTACGCCGGAGTTCGCCGCACAAACGACGAGTACGAGCAAAAGGTCATCGACTGCCTAGAATACAAAAATATCGCGTCCATCCATAACTTTAGCGATCCAAAGCGCGCCGTAGCCGAAGCTAAAGCCATCTGTATCGGCGGCGGAAATACCTTTGCGCTGCTTTACTATCTTTATAAATTTGATCTAGTCGAAGCTATCAAGAAAAGAGTGGAGGCGGGAGTGCCGTATTTTGGCTGGAGCGCGGGCGCAAATGTCGCCGGAAGCACGATGATGACGACAAACGACATGCCTATCATCATGCCAAAAAGCTTTGACGCGTTAAATATATTCCCGCATCAGATAAATCCGCATTTTATCAGCGGCAAGATCGCCGGACACAACGGCGAAAGCAGGGAGGAGAGGCTGGAGGAGTTTTTGATAGTAAATCAAAAAAGCCTGATCTACGCGCTGCCTGAAGGCACGGCTCTAAGGATAAAGGGCGAAAACGCGGCCGTGATGGGCATGGAAAATAGCCCCGTCTTAAAAATGGCGTATCAAAA